In the Sporichthyaceae bacterium genome, TGAGGCACCGTCAGACACCCGTCGGTGCAAGGTTCCCGAGCCTGATCCGACCGTCGTACTCATCGGCGCACCATCGATCGCCCGCACTGGTCGGAGGTGGCGGACACTGTGACATTGATTCGCTCGCTGCGCTCGTTCATCGGCGTGCCCCCGCCGCGGCCCGCAGCACCGGATCCCACAGCAGCGTCGCCGCATCGCCCAGGCCCGCGGCCGCCAGCGACTCGACGTCGGCCTCCGGGCCCCACACCAGCACGTTGGCCGGGTCGCTGGACTCGCCGCCCTCGCGTCGTTGCCACTCGGCCGCGGCGGCCCGCAAGGCGTTGGTCGAGTTGCTGCCCCGCCGGACCGCCTCGGCGTAGCAGTGCGCGGTCTTCAGCGGCAGCGGCAGCGGCCCACGCAGTCCGCGGTCGTACAGCGCGACCAGGTCGGCCAGGGTCGTCTCGGCCTCGCCGGCCTCGACCGGACCGAGCACGCGACGGGAGCCGTCCTGCCGGTTGCGGCCGATCACGACCGCCCGCCAGGCGGTGTGCGGGCGCGCCGCCGTCAAAGCCAGCACTTCCAGCCAGGCGCTCAGCAGATGCTTGGGCCCGACCCGGGAGTAGGACACCCGGACCAACTCGCTGCCGCGGACCCCCGCGACCGTGCCCGCCACGGTGCGGCTAACCCCGCCCACCGGAACCGCCGTGGACACGTCGAGGTTGTCCGCGGCGATCGCGGTGTGCGTCCGGGCGACGTTGGTGATCGCCTCGGCGGCCTGGCCGATACGGATCGCCGCGGAATGGCCGAGCATGCCCGGCGGCAGCGTGCCCCGCCGGCGCTCGGCACCCAGACAGTGATCCACCGTCAGATCACGCAGACGGCAGTTCAGGAAACGCTCCCCGATCGCCCACTCCGCCAGGGCGTCGAGCTTCACCGGCAACTCGTCGGGCGGATCGGCCTCCTCGAACGGCAGTCGCACCCCGAGCCGTTGCAGCAGGAACGCGCGCGCCGGGTGCACCAGCATCGAGCGCAGATCGTCCAGTTCGACGTCGGCACCGGGCACGACCGGCAGCAGTTCGCCGAGCAGCGGCGGTTCCGGCGCCCGGTCGCGAAGCAGGGCCCGCGCCCCGGCCACCGCCGCGACGTCGAAGCTGACCGGTCGCCGCGAGGCCTGCCGGACGAGTGCAGCCGAGGCAGCGAAGTTCTCCGGGTGATACGCCTGCAACCGGTGACGCACCGTCACTTCCGTGCTGACCCGGCCTTCCGGTGTCGTGGCGAGGGCGTCGAGGGCATCGAGCAGCTCACCAAGCGGCACGGCCGGGGGCACCGATAGGCCGGTCCGCTCGTCGGCCCCGGTGCAGAAGATCAGCAGGTGCTCGCCGGCCGCGCACACCGCGTCCAGCAGCAGTTGCCGGTCCTCCGAGCGCGGATCGCGTTCACCCGCCCGGCGGTCGCGGGAGAGCAGGTCATCGCCATCGACCACACCGCTGCGCGGGAATGTGCCCTCGTCCAGACCGAGCAACGCCACCACCTGGTGCGGCACCGAGCGCATCGGCACCATCGTGGCGACGGTCAACCCGCCGGTACGGAAGCCCGACCGGGTCGGCCGGGCCACGCAGCGCCGGTCCCACAGTTCGGTCATGTCGGCCAGACTCAACGTGACGTCGTGGCCGGCGGCGTCGGCAGCCAGTTCGGCAAGCCGCGCGGTGAAGGCCGTGCCCTGCCACGGTTCCAGCGGCGCGGCGACCGCGAGCACCGACTCACGCAGCAGTTCGGTCCATCCCTCGACCGGCCGCGGTGCCCGGAAGGCCCGCAGCGCATGGGTCAACCGGTCAAGCAGTTCGGCGAACCGGCCCAGCAGGTCCAGGTCGGCCGAGTCGACGTCGTCACACGGGGTCGCGTCGCCGAGCCACCCGGCCTCGGGTTCCATGGTGGCGCCGAGCAGCAACCGGTCCAGGCCGTCGCGCCAGGTCCCCTCGATGATCCCGCCGAGTCCGTAGTCGGCCCGGTGCTCACCAGACAGCCCCCAACTGATCCGGGAGGCCCCGACCCAGTCGCGCAGTCGGGTGGCGTCGTCGGTGTCGAAACCGAACCGCCTCCGCACCGGGCCGGTGGCGGCGAGGTCGAGGACGTCCGAGGCGGTGACCCGGCCGGCCGCGAGTCGCAACAGCGTGGCGGTGATCGCGAGCAACGGGTTCGTGGTCTGCGGGGCGCGGTCGGCCAACCGCACCCGCAACCGGCCCGCCGGGTGCCCCGCGACCCCGCCCGCGTCGGAGAACGCCGCGGCGACCAGCGGCGCGAACTCGTCGATGTCCGGGCACATCACCAGCACGTCGCGCGGCTGCAACGTCGGGTCGGCGGCCAACCGTTGCAGGAGGGCCTCCCGCAGCACCTCGACCTGCCGGGCCCGGCCGTGGCAGGAATGCACCACCACCGAGGCGTCCGCCGTGTCCAGCACCGGCCGGTCGGCGGCGGCCGGCACCCGGTCGGTCGCCAACGCGGACTTCAACCGGCCGAGCAGATCGTCCGCGGGCGCCGGTGCAGCGTAAAGATGTTGGACGGCCTCCGGTGCGACCGCGGCCAACCGTTGCTGCAGCGCCTCGACCTCCCGGCCCATCGACGCGAGCAGCGGATGCTCCGGTCGGTGCCCGGCCGCCACCGCGTCCCAGGCCGCCGGTGAGGCGTGGTTCAACCACACGTGCACGTCGCGTCCGGCCGCCAACGCGGCGAGCACCTCCAGTCGGGCCGCGGTGAACCGGGTCGGCCCGTAGATCGAGAGCCGGTCCGGCAGGTCGACCACGCCCGGGTCGGACCGCAACCGCGTGACCGCTTCCGGCAGCACCTCCCCCGGGCTGGGGCCGAGCGTTTCCCGAAGTCGCCGCCACAGTGGCGGCTGCCAGGCCAGGTCGGTGGGCAGCGGCCGCCCGTCGTCCAGGACGTCGTTGCCGGCGGCCCAGAACCGCAGCATTGCCGGACGCTCCTGGCCGTAGCGAGCGAAGTTCGCCGCCAACCGCGCGGCCGCCGCGTACCGGCGCGCGGAGCCGCCCCGCTCCGCCCCAGGGCTATCGGCCGAACCGGACAGCGCCTCGAGCAACGGCCACACCGCTCGGTCCGGGTCCCACTGCGCAACCGCGTCGGCGGCCTCGGGGCCGGTCGCGGCCAGCGCCTGGTCGAGCAGTCGGTCGGGCCCCGGGAACTGCACGTTCGCGCACACCCCGGCCGCACCGGACCCGGCGCCCAGTCGGTGCGACAACCGCTGTGCCAACCATCGCTCGACGCCCTTCGCCGGCACAGCGACGATCTCCGGCACGAACGGGTCGCCGGCGGGCTGGCCGAGCAGCCCGGCCAGGGCGTCGACCAGCGCATCGGGTGAGGCGGAACGGTGCACGTGCAACATCGGACCAACAGCCTGTCAGCCGCCACCGACAGTCCCGTTCCCGGTCTCGCGGGGCCCGACCCGCCGGCCGGCGCGGAGCCCGCCGGCCGCGGTGGGACCATGCCTGCGTGCTGGTGCCCGAGGGCCTGATCACGCCCTGCCTGCTGGTAGAGGCGGGCGTGCTCGAGGCGAACATCGCCGCGATGGCCCGCCGCGCCCAGGACCTCGGTGCCGGCCTGCGGCCGCATGCCAAGACCCACAAGTGCCTCGAGATCGCGGTGCGGCAGTTGGCCGCCGGGGCGGTCGGGCTGACCGTGGCCACCGTCGCGGAGGCCGAGGTGTTCGCGGCGGTCTGCGACGACCTGTTCATCGCGTATCCGCTGTGGGTGGACGCGCGGCGCGGGGCCCGGCTGCGGGCACTGGCCGAACGGGCCCGGGTGCGGGTCGGGGTCGACTCCGCCGAGTCGGCGGAAGCACTGGCCCGCCATGTCGGCGAGGCGGTCGCGGTCGTCGTCGAGGTCGACAGCGGCCACCACCGCAGCGGCGTCGACCCGGCGCAGGCCGGCGTGGTGGCGGTGGCCGCCTCCCGTGCCGGGCTGCCGGTCGCCGGGGTCTTCACGTTCCCTGGGCACTCCTACGCGCCCGGGTCCGGTTCTCCGGCGGCAGCCGACGAGGCCGCCGCCCTGACCCGGGCGGCGGAGTCGATCCGCGCCGCCGGTCTGCCCGTGCAGGTCCGCAGCGGCGGTTCGACGCCGAGCGCCGCCGCCACCGTCGCCGGGGCGGTGTCGGAGCTGCGTCCCGGGGTGTACGTGTTCGGCGACTCGCAACAGCTCGAGCTGGGCAGCTGCCTGCCGGGGGACGTCGCACTGGTGGCCGTCGGCACGGTGGTCAGCCGCTGCGCCGACCGGGTGATTCTCGATGCCGGCAGCAAGGTTCTGGGCGCCGACCGACCGGCCTGGGCCAGTGGTTTCGGGACCGTGCTCGGACACCCCGCGGCCCGGGTCCTCGCGCTGTCCGAGCACCACGCCACAGTGCACTGGCCACAGGCGTTGCCGGACCTCGGCAGCACCGTCGCGGTGGTCCCGAATCATGTTTGCAACGCGGTGAATCTGGCTGACGAACTCCTGGTTACCGATGCCGGAGAAGTGGTCGACCGATGGGCCGTCGCGGCCCGCGGCGCCAACACATGACGCTGCGTCAGATCTGATTTCTGGCGGCGTTCCGAGCCGTCCCACGGTGGTGGAAAAGTCCCGCCGATTCGGTGCAATACCGGACTGTTCATGGCAATGCGTCATTCGCCCACGCGGCAATGTCCCGGCCTCATAGCGTGCGCCGAAGGTCGGGCGGGGGAGGGGTCCGCGAGTCCGACCGAGCGATTTCGGGTTTGGGGGGATTCGTGGCTCGAACCGGGGTGTCGGCGCGCTTGCTCGCCGCTGCCGTCGCTTCGGTCTGCCTGGCCGGCGGCTTGCTCGGCCCGGCGACCGCCGCGCCGGATCAACGTTCCGCCCCGGTCTGGCGCGAGGTCAGCCCGCGCGCTCAACCGAGATTCCACTCCCACCCGATCGCTGACCGCTACGTCGTCCGGTTCCGCCCCGATACCGCGGTCGACCTGATCACCTCCGTCCGCGACCGCGTGCAGCTGCAGGGCGGCGAGATCTACTACACCTACTCCCACGCGGTGCAAGGATTCGCCGCCGTGCTGCCCGCGGCGGTGCTGGCCCACCTGCGCGCGAACCGGCACGTGGTCAGCATCGAACCGGACGTCACCGTCGGGGTCACCTCGGTCCAGCCGAACCCGCCGAGTTGGGGCCTGGACCGGATCGACCAGCATCGGCTCCCGCTGGACGGCAAGTACAACTACACGCAGACCGGCGCCGGGGTGAACGCCTACATCATCGACACCGGGATCCGGGCCAGCCACCGCGACCTGGTCGGGCGGGTCACGGCCGGGTTCAGCTCCGTGGAGGACTCGCACGGCACGGACGACTGCAACGGGCACGGGACTCACGTGGCCGGCACCCTCGGCGGCACCGCGTTCGGCGTCGCCAAGCAGGTCAACCTGGTCCCGATCCGGGTCCTGGACTGCGACGGCAGCGGCACCGTCTCCGGGGTGATCGAGGGCGTCGACTGGGTGACCGATCACCACACCGGCGCCTCGGTGGCGAACATGAGCCTGGGCGGGGTCACCTCGGACACTCTGGATGCGGCGGTGGCCAACTCGATCGCGCACGGGGTCAGCTACGTCGTGGCGGCAGGCAACGACAGCGGTGACGCCTGCGCGTACTCACCGGCCCGGGAACCCGGCACGATCACCGTGGGCGCGACCACCGAGAAGGACGTCCCGGCCGACTACTCGAACGCCGGTAAGTGCGTGGACGTGTACGCGCCCGGCGACTCGATCATCTCCGACTACGGCACCGGCGACAACGAGGTCGCCACGCTGTCCGGGACGTCGATGGCCGCCCCGCACGTGGCCGGCGCGGTGGCCCAGTACCTGCAGCTGTACCCAACGGCAACCCCGGCTCAGGTCAGCGCCGCGATCCGCGGCCTGTCCACTCCGGGGGTGCTCAGCAGCCTGCCCACCGGCTCCCCGAACCGGATGCTCTACACCCTGATCCCGCCGCTCCCGGGCGCCGCGCACGGCCTGCTCGGTCCGTCGGTCGCGGCGCCGCGGCTGTTGTTGACGCCCGGGCGGGTCACCACGGCGTCGGTCACCGTCTCGGTAGGACTGCCTGCGCTCACCGGCGCCGCCACCGCGCTGCAACTGCAGCGCAGCAGCGACGGGAAGACCTGGTCCGACGTGCCGACCGGCAAGGGCTACGACGGCGCGGTGCCGATCGGGGTCAAACCCGGGGAGCCGATCTACGTGCGGGTCCGGGCGTTCGGGCTCGCGGCGGTTCCCGGCGACTGGGTGCAGGTCGGTCCCGTGCGGGCGTCCCTGTCCGGGCAGCG is a window encoding:
- a CDS encoding exodeoxyribonuclease V subunit gamma; its protein translation is MLHVHRSASPDALVDALAGLLGQPAGDPFVPEIVAVPAKGVERWLAQRLSHRLGAGSGAAGVCANVQFPGPDRLLDQALAATGPEAADAVAQWDPDRAVWPLLEALSGSADSPGAERGGSARRYAAAARLAANFARYGQERPAMLRFWAAGNDVLDDGRPLPTDLAWQPPLWRRLRETLGPSPGEVLPEAVTRLRSDPGVVDLPDRLSIYGPTRFTAARLEVLAALAAGRDVHVWLNHASPAAWDAVAAGHRPEHPLLASMGREVEALQQRLAAVAPEAVQHLYAAPAPADDLLGRLKSALATDRVPAAADRPVLDTADASVVVHSCHGRARQVEVLREALLQRLAADPTLQPRDVLVMCPDIDEFAPLVAAAFSDAGGVAGHPAGRLRVRLADRAPQTTNPLLAITATLLRLAAGRVTASDVLDLAATGPVRRRFGFDTDDATRLRDWVGASRISWGLSGEHRADYGLGGIIEGTWRDGLDRLLLGATMEPEAGWLGDATPCDDVDSADLDLLGRFAELLDRLTHALRAFRAPRPVEGWTELLRESVLAVAAPLEPWQGTAFTARLAELAADAAGHDVTLSLADMTELWDRRCVARPTRSGFRTGGLTVATMVPMRSVPHQVVALLGLDEGTFPRSGVVDGDDLLSRDRRAGERDPRSEDRQLLLDAVCAAGEHLLIFCTGADERTGLSVPPAVPLGELLDALDALATTPEGRVSTEVTVRHRLQAYHPENFAASAALVRQASRRPVSFDVAAVAGARALLRDRAPEPPLLGELLPVVPGADVELDDLRSMLVHPARAFLLQRLGVRLPFEEADPPDELPVKLDALAEWAIGERFLNCRLRDLTVDHCLGAERRRGTLPPGMLGHSAAIRIGQAAEAITNVARTHTAIAADNLDVSTAVPVGGVSRTVAGTVAGVRGSELVRVSYSRVGPKHLLSAWLEVLALTAARPHTAWRAVVIGRNRQDGSRRVLGPVEAGEAETTLADLVALYDRGLRGPLPLPLKTAHCYAEAVRRGSNSTNALRAAAAEWQRREGGESSDPANVLVWGPEADVESLAAAGLGDAATLLWDPVLRAAAGARR
- a CDS encoding alanine racemase, translated to MLVPEGLITPCLLVEAGVLEANIAAMARRAQDLGAGLRPHAKTHKCLEIAVRQLAAGAVGLTVATVAEAEVFAAVCDDLFIAYPLWVDARRGARLRALAERARVRVGVDSAESAEALARHVGEAVAVVVEVDSGHHRSGVDPAQAGVVAVAASRAGLPVAGVFTFPGHSYAPGSGSPAAADEAAALTRAAESIRAAGLPVQVRSGGSTPSAAATVAGAVSELRPGVYVFGDSQQLELGSCLPGDVALVAVGTVVSRCADRVILDAGSKVLGADRPAWASGFGTVLGHPAARVLALSEHHATVHWPQALPDLGSTVAVVPNHVCNAVNLADELLVTDAGEVVDRWAVAARGANT
- a CDS encoding S8 family serine peptidase, coding for MARTGVSARLLAAAVASVCLAGGLLGPATAAPDQRSAPVWREVSPRAQPRFHSHPIADRYVVRFRPDTAVDLITSVRDRVQLQGGEIYYTYSHAVQGFAAVLPAAVLAHLRANRHVVSIEPDVTVGVTSVQPNPPSWGLDRIDQHRLPLDGKYNYTQTGAGVNAYIIDTGIRASHRDLVGRVTAGFSSVEDSHGTDDCNGHGTHVAGTLGGTAFGVAKQVNLVPIRVLDCDGSGTVSGVIEGVDWVTDHHTGASVANMSLGGVTSDTLDAAVANSIAHGVSYVVAAGNDSGDACAYSPAREPGTITVGATTEKDVPADYSNAGKCVDVYAPGDSIISDYGTGDNEVATLSGTSMAAPHVAGAVAQYLQLYPTATPAQVSAAIRGLSTPGVLSSLPTGSPNRMLYTLIPPLPGAAHGLLGPSVAAPRLLLTPGRVTTASVTVSVGLPALTGAATALQLQRSSDGKTWSDVPTGKGYDGAVPIGVKPGEPIYVRVRAFGLAAVPGDWVQVGPVRASLSGQRDGVLYAPTTDWSAGAMADSLFGNEMSSGARSATASFSFTGTQFAWVADRGAALGRALVDIDGQRRGYVDLYSANPMQRSIVLLLTDLTPGRHTVQISVEHARSDKSSGWNVDVQGWLTLS